Proteins encoded together in one Caballeronia sp. NK8 window:
- a CDS encoding alpha/beta fold hydrolase: MKAFLHTMRRAAGVLLAAAALQPLAHAANAPRAPQPSAAASAIQSRTIDANGVELHYLQAGQGNATPVVLLHGYTETSRMWQPLMTRLASERVVIAPDLPGAGGSAMPASGYDKKTLAQDIHAMVQALGFRKVKLVGHDIGLMVAYAYAAQYPDEVESIVLMDAFLPGVGDWQKVWLLRDKWHFNFYGDTPEKLVRGRERTFFEHFWNDFAADPAHSVSEADRRYYSAQYARNGRMRAGFEYFHAFPQDAEDFAAFAKTPLAMPMLVLTGERASGTFLIDQAKLVATNVQGVVVPGAGHWLMEEAPDATMAQLVRFIDAPSSN, from the coding sequence ATGAAAGCCTTCCTTCACACGATGCGACGCGCCGCCGGCGTGCTGCTGGCCGCCGCCGCCCTGCAACCGCTCGCGCATGCCGCGAACGCGCCGCGCGCGCCGCAACCGTCTGCCGCCGCGAGCGCGATCCAGTCGCGCACGATCGACGCGAACGGCGTCGAACTGCACTATCTGCAAGCCGGGCAGGGCAATGCGACGCCCGTCGTGCTCCTGCACGGCTACACGGAAACGAGCCGCATGTGGCAGCCGCTGATGACGCGTCTCGCGAGCGAGCGCGTGGTGATCGCGCCCGATCTGCCGGGCGCCGGCGGCTCGGCGATGCCCGCTTCCGGCTACGACAAGAAGACGCTCGCGCAAGACATCCACGCTATGGTGCAGGCGCTCGGATTTCGCAAGGTGAAGCTCGTCGGACATGACATCGGGCTGATGGTCGCGTATGCGTACGCGGCGCAGTATCCCGACGAAGTGGAAAGCATCGTGCTGATGGACGCGTTTTTGCCCGGCGTCGGCGACTGGCAGAAAGTCTGGCTGCTGCGCGACAAATGGCACTTCAACTTCTACGGCGACACGCCGGAAAAGCTCGTGCGGGGCCGCGAACGCACCTTCTTCGAGCATTTCTGGAACGACTTCGCCGCCGATCCCGCGCATTCTGTGAGCGAGGCCGATCGCCGCTATTATTCGGCGCAATATGCGCGCAACGGCCGCATGCGCGCGGGCTTCGAATACTTCCACGCGTTCCCGCAAGACGCGGAGGACTTCGCCGCCTTCGCGAAAACGCCGCTCGCCATGCCGATGCTCGTCCTTACCGGCGAGCGCGCGTCGGGCACGTTCCTGATCGATCAGGCGAAACTCGTCGCGACGAACGTGCAGGGCGTGGTCGTGCCGGGCGCGGGCCACTGGCTGATGGAAGAAGCGCCGGATGCGACGATGGCGCAACTCGTGCGCTTCATCGACGCGCCTTCATCCAACTGA